Proteins encoded within one genomic window of Acomys russatus chromosome 5, mAcoRus1.1, whole genome shotgun sequence:
- the Cdc42ep2 gene encoding cdc42 effector protein 2, whose amino-acid sequence MSTKVPIYLKRGSRKGKKEKLRDLLSSDMISPPLGDFRHTIHIGSGGGDDMFGDISFLQGKFHLLPGTAAEEAEEDGGFDLPFQFTRTATVCGRELPDGLSPLLKNAISLPVIGGPQALTLPTAQAPPKPPRLHLESPQPSPKSSPQEAGNVDIWRVPEAGSPHNGMSAEPEAEEPFLSHASSLLSLHVDLGPSILDDVLQIMDQDLGRVQIPT is encoded by the coding sequence ATGTCCACCAAGGTCCCCATCTATTTGAAACGTGGCAGCCGcaaaggcaagaaagagaagCTTCGGGACCTGCTGTCCTCAGACATGATCAGCCCGCCGCTTGGGGACTTCCGCCACACTATTCACATCGGCAGCGGCGGCGGTGATGACATGTTCGGGGACATCTCCTTCCTGCAGGGAAAGTTCCATCTCCTTCCAGGGACAGCAGCGGAGGAGGCCGAAGAGGACGGTGGCTTCGACCTTCCCTTCCAGTTCACTCGCACTGCCACAGTGTGTGGGCGAGAGCTGCCGGATGGCCTGTCACCTCTGCTCAAAAACGCCATCTCCCTTCCTGTTATTGGCGGCCCTCAGGCCCTCACCCTGCCCACAGCTCAGGCTCCACCTAAGCCCCCGCGCTTGCACCTGGAGTCCCCACAGCCTTCTCCAAAGTCCTCCCCGCAGGAGGCAGGAAATGTGGACATCTGGAGGGTGCCAGAGGCTGGCTCGCCCCACAATGGGATGAGCGCTGAGCCAGAGGCCGAGGAGCCCTTCCTGTCGCATGCCAGCTCCCTGCTGTCTCTGCACGTGGACCTGGGGCCTTCTATCCTGGACGATGTCCTCCAGATTATGGATCAGGACCTGGGCCGTGTACAGATCCCCACATAG